In one Prosthecochloris aestuarii DSM 271 genomic region, the following are encoded:
- a CDS encoding LexA family protein has translation MKLTRIHTAPSLDFYASDLTMVLELPVAGTGVAAGFPSPAEDDEELSLDLNKALIKHPAATFYARVKGSSMRDAGIVDGDLLIVDKSLEAKDGDIAVCFLDGEFTVKRIALRQDALFLMPANDEFQPIRITEESDFLVWGIVTFIVHKPR, from the coding sequence ATGAAGCTTACGAGAATACATACAGCGCCTTCGCTGGATTTCTATGCATCGGATCTGACGATGGTGCTTGAACTTCCTGTGGCCGGAACAGGGGTTGCCGCAGGGTTTCCATCTCCTGCGGAAGATGACGAGGAGTTGTCGCTCGATCTGAATAAGGCCCTGATAAAGCATCCTGCCGCAACCTTCTATGCCAGGGTGAAAGGTTCTTCTATGAGGGATGCCGGTATTGTCGATGGTGATCTTCTGATCGTCGACAAGTCGCTTGAGGCCAAAGACGGCGATATCGCGGTATGCTTTCTCGATGGCGAGTTTACTGTCAAGAGGATTGCCCTGCGGCAGGACGCTCTGTTCCTTATGCCGGCAAATGACGAATTTCAGCCTATCCGCATTACTGAAGAGAGCGATTTTCTTGTTTGGGGTATCGTGACCTTTATTGTGCATAAACCGAGATAG
- a CDS encoding IS110 family transposase, giving the protein MQTETERLAAYRQLRTGIRGSEKHLIAGIDIAKDKHYAFFGTATGKTLCKQFTFPNSNEGFELLCSKAETLRLQHQLQQVVIGVEPTANYHKPLADHLVRHGLLVVQVSGVAVKKNRELLDGRWDKHDRKDAANIADLIAQGKCQFYDYPSPAIRELRELLHLKHTLKQEEHRIKTRIRNNLLAQFFPEMDQFMTTCQQDTLAVIGTCCSPEQIATLDYESFFAKVVTVYKGKRQEEHLLRIWQCARASIGCLAGNAPIYEGKVLIDQLLHLRQIIKELDEQIATLCSGFEEYPCLLSIPGIGPAISATILAAIGNPYRFDTTKQVIKLAGLDLSASRSGRSAVNATPIISKRGQAELRYALCQAALVAGSRNTFFRCWFAKKLQGRERERGIVGILRVKLAAKLLVIAWTMMKKKEMFAYERLNNC; this is encoded by the coding sequence ATGCAAACGGAAACTGAGAGATTGGCTGCGTACCGGCAACTGCGGACTGGAATCCGAGGTTCAGAAAAGCATCTGATTGCAGGTATCGATATTGCTAAGGACAAGCATTATGCATTCTTCGGCACCGCCACAGGAAAGACATTATGCAAACAATTCACGTTTCCGAACAGCAACGAGGGGTTTGAACTGTTGTGTTCAAAAGCAGAAACCCTCCGCTTGCAGCATCAGCTGCAACAGGTGGTTATCGGTGTAGAACCGACAGCAAATTATCACAAACCGCTGGCCGATCATCTTGTTCGACACGGATTGCTGGTTGTACAGGTCTCCGGGGTTGCGGTCAAAAAGAATCGAGAACTGCTCGATGGGCGTTGGGATAAGCATGACCGCAAAGATGCGGCCAATATTGCCGATCTTATCGCTCAAGGCAAATGCCAGTTCTATGACTATCCTTCGCCTGCCATTCGTGAGCTTCGGGAACTCCTTCATTTGAAGCACACGCTCAAACAGGAGGAACATCGCATCAAAACCCGTATCAGAAACAACTTGCTTGCACAGTTCTTTCCTGAAATGGATCAGTTTATGACGACCTGCCAGCAGGACACGTTAGCGGTTATTGGAACCTGTTGCTCTCCCGAGCAGATTGCAACATTGGATTATGAGTCGTTCTTTGCCAAAGTTGTCACCGTGTACAAAGGGAAACGACAGGAAGAGCATCTGCTTCGGATCTGGCAGTGTGCCCGAGCATCCATTGGTTGCCTGGCGGGTAATGCGCCAATCTATGAGGGAAAGGTGCTCATTGATCAGTTGCTCCACCTACGCCAGATTATAAAAGAACTTGACGAACAGATTGCAACATTGTGTTCAGGATTTGAAGAGTATCCTTGTCTGTTGAGTATTCCCGGTATTGGCCCTGCTATTTCAGCAACCATTTTGGCAGCTATCGGTAATCCCTACCGGTTCGATACGACAAAACAGGTCATCAAACTTGCCGGCCTTGATTTAAGCGCCTCTCGCAGCGGGCGATCCGCAGTGAATGCAACACCGATTATTTCCAAAAGAGGGCAGGCTGAACTGCGCTATGCGCTCTGTCAGGCGGCACTGGTGGCAGGATCACGCAATACGTTTTTCCGGTGCTGGTTTGCCAAAAAATTGCAGGGACGTGAGCGTGAACGAGGGATCGTGGGAATTCTCAGGGTCAAACTGGCAGCAAAACTACTCGTTATTGCCTGGACTATGATGAAGAAGAAAGAAATGTTTGCTTATGAGCGACTGAACAACTGCTGA
- a CDS encoding type I secretion system permease/ATPase gives MKQSQKNIETQELFSQIFPYLIRVFLISFFTNILVLAPSLYMLEVYDRVINSRSFSTLLMLTILVIGLYIVLELLEWVRSRHMQEGALELDRSLRERVLHAIFAARLQGTQAGGVQPLNDLKTIREALPSTPFLSMLDVPLSLLILVLLFLVSPLLGWIAVVGALFQAVIGFMNERRTHEPFRDANRYATASRHYAEGALKNAQVIESMAMLPGIHARWLKLQQAFLREQAIASDHAGSGAALSRMVQLLQGSILLGAGGWLALQGLLSGSLMIVGSILGGRLLAPLVQIITGWRQIEAAREAWGRIALLLNTYPVPEKGMALPSPEGRLSVEGVIAAPPGGGQPVLKGVSFALVPGDSLAVVGPSASGKTTLARLLTGIWQARQGTVRLDGIDVYAWDKEELGPRVGYLPQDVELFDGTIAENIARFGDIDRSMLEKACRLAGIDALIDLLPDRYDTRIGADGAFLSGGQRQRVGLARAVYGDPRFLVLDEPDSSLDDEGDASLLELLRALKRDGVTVVVITQRKNLLSALDHMLVLIDGRVQKFGLRDEVLGSMRSDSKPKAVNRAPVVSSMVPVAGGGR, from the coding sequence GTGAAACAATCACAAAAGAATATTGAGACACAGGAGCTTTTTTCGCAGATCTTTCCCTATCTCATCAGGGTTTTTCTGATCAGTTTTTTTACCAATATTCTGGTCCTTGCCCCGAGTCTGTATATGCTCGAGGTGTATGACCGGGTGATTAACAGCCGGAGTTTTTCGACGCTGCTGATGCTGACCATTCTGGTTATCGGGCTCTATATCGTGCTCGAGCTGCTTGAATGGGTCAGGAGCCGTCATATGCAGGAAGGTGCTCTTGAATTGGACAGGTCGCTGCGCGAGCGGGTGCTGCACGCGATCTTTGCGGCAAGGCTGCAGGGGACTCAGGCAGGCGGCGTGCAGCCTCTTAACGATCTGAAAACAATTCGCGAGGCGTTGCCTTCAACACCGTTTCTGTCGATGCTTGATGTGCCGCTTTCGCTCTTGATTCTTGTGCTGCTCTTTCTGGTCAGTCCTCTTCTTGGCTGGATTGCCGTCGTCGGCGCTTTGTTTCAGGCGGTTATCGGTTTTATGAATGAACGCAGAACACATGAGCCGTTCAGGGATGCCAATCGCTACGCGACAGCTTCGCGCCACTATGCGGAAGGCGCGTTGAAAAACGCCCAGGTTATCGAATCCATGGCTATGTTGCCTGGTATTCATGCCCGGTGGCTCAAACTGCAGCAGGCATTTCTTCGCGAACAGGCTATTGCGTCAGATCATGCAGGGAGCGGAGCTGCGCTTTCCCGGATGGTACAGCTGCTTCAGGGTTCGATTTTGCTGGGGGCCGGTGGCTGGCTCGCGCTTCAGGGCTTGCTCAGCGGCTCCCTTATGATTGTCGGCTCTATCCTCGGAGGACGCCTCCTGGCACCTCTTGTCCAGATTATCACCGGCTGGCGTCAGATCGAGGCTGCCAGGGAAGCCTGGGGTCGTATCGCGCTTCTCCTGAACACTTATCCGGTGCCGGAGAAAGGGATGGCCCTGCCTTCTCCTGAAGGCAGGCTCAGCGTTGAAGGAGTTATTGCCGCTCCTCCAGGCGGGGGGCAGCCTGTCCTCAAGGGGGTCAGTTTCGCACTTGTCCCCGGAGATTCGCTGGCCGTTGTCGGCCCTTCGGCTTCGGGGAAAACCACGCTCGCTCGACTCCTGACGGGGATCTGGCAGGCACGTCAGGGCACGGTCCGCCTGGACGGTATTGATGTCTACGCATGGGATAAGGAGGAACTGGGACCACGGGTCGGCTATCTGCCGCAGGACGTCGAACTGTTTGACGGTACCATCGCCGAGAATATTGCCCGCTTCGGCGACATTGATCGTTCGATGCTTGAAAAAGCGTGTCGGCTGGCAGGTATCGACGCTTTGATCGATCTTTTGCCTGACAGGTACGATACCCGGATCGGTGCCGACGGAGCGTTTCTTTCCGGCGGCCAGCGACAGCGCGTCGGCCTTGCCCGCGCGGTCTATGGCGATCCCCGTTTTCTTGTGCTCGATGAGCCCGATTCAAGTCTTGATGACGAGGGCGATGCATCGCTTCTTGAGCTGCTCAGGGCGCTGAAGCGCGACGGGGTTACGGTGGTGGTGATCACTCAGCGAAAAAATCTGCTCAGTGCGCTCGATCACATGCTGGTACTCATCGACGGACGGGTGCAGAAGTTCGGCTTGCGCGACGAGGTCCTTGGATCCATGAGATCGGACTCAAAACCGAAAGCCGTCAACCGAGCGCCAGTTGTTTCTTCCATGGTACCGGTTGCGGGGGGTGGACGATGA
- a CDS encoding HlyD family efflux transporter periplasmic adaptor subunit codes for MSTEPSDFLPENSSDKKQSTSSATFWKTSGSMRIGIMVLLAGFGAFLLWAALAPLDEGVPCTGAVSISTRSKVVQHLKGGIVHSVNVREGQMVGKDDLLMTLSDQETLARYREVYQHYLGLRAAESRLLAEERGASSITFHPDLLRSPDTALAAEMMATQRELFTARQQAMRSVCERLKGVRAMVSEGYAPRYQQLELEGHLAELQSQRASEMAAVQVAVDAWQEKTAALHDELERTGIRSPASGQVVGLQVQTVGAVISPGEKIMDIVPLDEKLLVEVRVAPHLIDRVHSGLPADMRFASFAHSPMLMVGGVVESVSHDLITDPKMNPVMPGATYYLARVALTPEGIASLGSRKLQAGMPVQTVIRTGERTLLTYLLHPLVKRITASLKEE; via the coding sequence ATGAGTACAGAGCCTTCAGATTTCTTACCGGAAAACAGTAGCGACAAGAAGCAGAGCACATCCTCCGCGACGTTCTGGAAAACATCAGGCTCGATGCGCATCGGCATTATGGTGCTGCTCGCAGGTTTCGGCGCTTTTCTTCTCTGGGCGGCGCTGGCTCCGCTTGATGAAGGCGTGCCGTGTACCGGAGCGGTCAGTATCTCCACCCGAAGCAAGGTGGTCCAGCATCTGAAGGGGGGAATTGTCCATTCGGTCAACGTGCGCGAAGGGCAGATGGTTGGAAAAGATGATCTTCTTATGACACTGTCCGATCAGGAGACCCTTGCCCGCTACAGGGAGGTTTATCAGCACTATCTCGGCTTGCGGGCGGCCGAAAGCAGACTTCTGGCTGAAGAGCGGGGAGCATCATCAATCACCTTTCATCCCGATCTGCTGCGTTCGCCCGATACCGCGCTGGCCGCTGAGATGATGGCAACGCAGCGGGAGCTTTTTACTGCCCGACAGCAAGCCATGCGTTCGGTGTGTGAGCGGCTGAAAGGGGTGCGTGCTATGGTTTCTGAAGGCTATGCACCGCGATACCAGCAACTGGAGCTTGAGGGGCACCTTGCGGAGCTGCAGTCTCAGCGGGCATCCGAGATGGCCGCTGTGCAGGTTGCTGTCGATGCCTGGCAGGAAAAAACCGCCGCCCTGCATGATGAACTGGAGCGAACCGGTATCCGCTCTCCTGCTTCCGGACAGGTCGTTGGTCTGCAGGTACAGACGGTCGGAGCGGTGATCTCTCCCGGTGAAAAGATCATGGATATCGTTCCGCTTGATGAAAAGCTGCTGGTTGAGGTCCGAGTAGCGCCTCACCTGATTGACAGGGTGCACTCTGGTCTTCCGGCGGATATGCGTTTTGCTTCGTTTGCGCACTCTCCTATGCTCATGGTTGGTGGTGTGGTCGAGTCGGTCTCCCATGACCTGATTACTGACCCGAAGATGAATCCTGTGATGCCGGGGGCGACCTACTATCTCGCCCGGGTAGCGTTGACTCCCGAAGGCATTGCGTCACTCGGCAGCAGGAAACTGCAGGCAGGCATGCCGGTGCAGACGGTGATCCGTACCGGTGAACGCACGCTGCTGACCTATCTGCTGCATCCGCTGGTCAAACGGATAACCGCATCTTTGAAGGAGGAGTAG
- a CDS encoding rubrerythrin family protein, translating to MPTTQENLNNAFAGESQAYQKYAAFAKKAEKEGFKNIAKLFRTTAEAERIHAEGHLSASEGIKSTAENLEKAISGETYEHNEMYPPMYEQAVAEGHKAKRMFGFAVEAEKVHAALYRKALEAAKNGEDLSETEIWLCPVCGHIELGTPPDNCPICGVKASMYIQIA from the coding sequence ATGCCAACAACCCAGGAAAACCTGAACAACGCATTTGCAGGAGAGAGCCAGGCGTACCAGAAATACGCAGCCTTCGCAAAAAAAGCTGAAAAAGAGGGCTTTAAAAATATTGCAAAGCTTTTCAGAACAACCGCTGAAGCTGAAAGAATCCATGCAGAAGGCCACCTCAGCGCATCTGAAGGCATCAAGTCAACCGCTGAAAACCTCGAAAAGGCTATCAGTGGTGAAACCTATGAGCACAACGAAATGTACCCGCCGATGTACGAACAGGCGGTTGCGGAAGGCCACAAGGCAAAACGCATGTTCGGCTTTGCCGTAGAAGCAGAAAAAGTCCATGCGGCACTCTACCGCAAAGCACTCGAAGCGGCAAAAAACGGTGAAGATCTCTCAGAAACCGAAATCTGGCTCTGCCCGGTTTGCGGCCACATCGAGCTCGGCACACCTCCTGACAACTGTCCGATCTGCGGCGTTAAAGCCTCGATGTACATACAGATCGCCTAA
- a CDS encoding ferritin-like domain-containing protein: MGTRGREIVGEHIDRVLELLNKAFADEWLAYYQYWIGAKVVEGPMKDAVMGELLQHAADELRHADMVSNRIIQLGGTPLTNPKQWFEWTNCGYDAPDNPFVKTILEQNISGEQCAISTYDSIIQEIGMKDPVTYNLAVQILQDEVEHEEDLQSLLEDLGVFIKA; this comes from the coding sequence ATGGGAACAAGAGGACGCGAAATAGTCGGAGAACATATCGACCGGGTACTTGAGCTGCTCAACAAAGCGTTTGCTGACGAATGGCTTGCCTACTACCAGTACTGGATCGGCGCAAAGGTCGTCGAAGGGCCCATGAAGGATGCTGTCATGGGTGAACTTCTGCAGCATGCTGCAGACGAACTGCGCCACGCTGACATGGTCAGCAACCGGATCATCCAACTCGGCGGAACCCCGCTGACCAATCCGAAACAGTGGTTCGAATGGACCAACTGCGGCTACGATGCTCCAGACAATCCGTTCGTAAAAACCATTCTCGAACAGAACATCTCCGGTGAACAGTGTGCGATTTCCACTTATGACAGCATCATTCAGGAGATCGGCATGAAAGACCCTGTCACCTACAATCTTGCAGTCCAGATCCTCCAGGACGAGGTTGAGCACGAAGAGGATCTGCAATCCCTGCTTGAAGATCTTGGCGTCTTTATCAAAGCGTAA
- a CDS encoding Fur family transcriptional regulator: MSDEYTKELIKQFIERCRAHSLKITPQRLAIYRELLKLQVHPSADAVYKNMVRDFPTISFDTVNRTLLTFAEIGVVETVESHSGVRRFETDLEPHHHLHCIKCGEIIDFCDSDLDAVEVPERIADEFTVIGKRVVIRGICRKCAEKDEDGEKTQPSKGKSQKAMPFAEV; encoded by the coding sequence ATGAGTGATGAGTATACTAAAGAGTTAATCAAGCAGTTTATAGAGCGTTGTCGTGCACACAGTTTAAAAATCACACCTCAGCGTCTTGCAATTTATCGCGAGCTTCTCAAACTGCAGGTCCATCCTTCTGCTGATGCTGTATATAAAAATATGGTGAGGGATTTTCCTACGATTTCATTTGATACGGTGAACCGTACTCTTTTGACATTTGCCGAAATCGGTGTGGTCGAAACTGTCGAGTCGCATTCAGGTGTTCGTCGTTTTGAAACGGATCTCGAACCGCATCATCATCTGCATTGTATCAAGTGTGGTGAGATTATTGATTTCTGCGATAGTGATCTTGATGCTGTCGAGGTACCGGAGAGGATTGCAGATGAGTTTACCGTGATTGGTAAACGGGTGGTGATCAGGGGTATTTGCCGAAAGTGTGCTGAGAAAGATGAAGACGGCGAAAAAACTCAACCTTCAAAAGGTAAAAGTCAGAAAGCAATGCCTTTTGCTGAGGTGTGA
- a CDS encoding type I secretion system permease/ATPase — protein sequence MKLQETIDALRKSSLGDVLMRFRQDFVLVGLLSMIANLLMLTPTIYMLQVYDRVLVSRNELTLLVLTMLMVSFFGVIALAEWLRSRLLVRIGIRLDGMLGSLVFHAGFSEYLKNARLDTVRTFTDLTNIRQFLTGTGVTAFFDMPWTPVYVVVMFMLHPLIGWLGILFSLALGVTAWAGQAASARGIDAAADASLDAVTYVQSKLRNIEPLHAMGMALPLRERWIERYERALGAASAQHDHQQRQQSLTKFIRYSMQSLTLGAGALLVLNGEMSVGSMIAGNVLMSRALAPLDMMVSTWKQFVQAKGGFFRLEALLAGYTMPERVEQSQELQGRIRVENLSATAADGRVPVLHGLNTSFQPGELVALIGPSGSGKSTFARSLLGIWPETTGTVLIDSIPVSSWDRSMIGPMSGYLPQDVELFDGTFAENIARFGDLDADRVIEAATMSGIHEMILRFPKGYDTQIGMGGSMLSGGQRQRVALARALYGNPSILVLDEPNANLDEAGERALNRALRARADAGKTVVVVTHRPSVLNLADRIMVMHEGHISLDGPRDDVMKTMIARKTASKPAEKTRL from the coding sequence ATGAAATTGCAGGAGACGATAGATGCATTGAGGAAGAGTTCTCTTGGTGATGTCCTGATGCGTTTCAGGCAGGATTTTGTCTTGGTCGGGTTGCTCAGCATGATCGCCAATCTGTTGATGCTGACACCGACAATCTACATGCTGCAGGTTTATGATCGTGTGCTGGTAAGCCGCAACGAGCTCACGCTGCTGGTGCTTACGATGCTTATGGTGAGCTTCTTCGGAGTTATCGCGCTGGCCGAGTGGCTGCGTTCAAGGCTACTGGTGCGTATCGGTATCCGGCTTGACGGAATGCTCGGTTCTCTGGTATTCCACGCCGGGTTCAGCGAGTATCTGAAAAATGCCCGTCTCGATACGGTCCGGACGTTTACCGATCTGACCAATATCCGTCAGTTTCTTACCGGTACAGGGGTGACTGCCTTTTTCGATATGCCCTGGACACCGGTGTATGTTGTGGTCATGTTCATGCTTCATCCGCTTATCGGATGGTTGGGCATTCTGTTCTCTCTTGCGCTCGGTGTCACTGCCTGGGCAGGACAGGCGGCATCGGCAAGGGGCATTGACGCTGCGGCAGATGCCTCGCTCGATGCCGTAACCTATGTGCAGAGCAAGCTGCGCAACATCGAGCCACTGCACGCTATGGGAATGGCCCTTCCTCTGAGAGAGCGCTGGATTGAACGGTATGAGAGGGCTCTCGGTGCCGCTTCGGCTCAGCACGATCATCAGCAGCGGCAACAGTCCTTGACGAAGTTTATCCGCTACTCCATGCAGTCGCTCACGCTTGGTGCAGGAGCCCTTCTGGTTCTGAACGGGGAGATGTCGGTCGGTTCGATGATTGCAGGCAACGTGCTTATGTCGCGCGCGCTTGCTCCGCTCGATATGATGGTGAGTACCTGGAAGCAGTTTGTTCAGGCTAAAGGGGGATTTTTTCGGCTTGAAGCGTTGCTTGCCGGCTACACCATGCCTGAGCGTGTCGAGCAGTCTCAGGAGCTGCAAGGCCGGATCCGGGTTGAAAATCTCTCGGCAACGGCGGCGGACGGGCGGGTTCCTGTGCTGCACGGTCTCAACACCTCGTTCCAGCCGGGTGAGCTGGTTGCGCTCATCGGCCCGTCGGGTTCGGGGAAATCAACGTTTGCCCGTTCGTTGCTCGGGATCTGGCCGGAAACCACCGGTACGGTGCTCATCGACAGCATTCCTGTATCCTCATGGGATCGTTCGATGATCGGTCCTATGAGCGGCTATCTGCCTCAGGATGTCGAGCTGTTTGACGGTACTTTTGCAGAAAATATCGCCAGGTTTGGCGATCTCGATGCAGACCGGGTGATCGAGGCTGCTACCATGAGCGGCATTCATGAGATGATTCTCCGTTTCCCGAAAGGCTACGATACGCAGATCGGTATGGGCGGCTCGATGCTTTCCGGCGGACAGCGTCAGCGCGTTGCACTGGCTCGCGCGCTCTACGGCAATCCTTCCATTTTGGTGCTTGACGAACCGAACGCCAATCTTGACGAGGCGGGAGAGCGTGCGCTCAACAGGGCCCTGCGCGCTCGTGCCGATGCCGGAAAAACAGTGGTGGTCGTTACCCACCGTCCTTCGGTGCTCAACCTTGCCGACCGGATCATGGTCATGCATGAGGGACATATTTCCCTCGACGGACCTCGTGACGACGTGATGAAAACAATGATAGCAAGAAAAACGGCATCAAAGCCGGCAGAGAAAACCAGATTATGA
- a CDS encoding TolC family outer membrane protein, protein MTKPLMLLMLSVLCGLGSASAESLDLRGAWEQARSYDARLRVAEAEYAMQQEEIAKARAALRPNIQAQSSRGRNSTRSSSLAGTSYYNTESSSITLKQSLFNLGSAASYKQAKAIAAKSGEILRNESNDLMVRTVEAYFNVLYAEEGVEVSRARVAAAAERLKQARRALKNGLGTVTAVDEAEARYDSVVADEIEARNSDEFNRRELERLTGIYARELRPLSAGLLPLDDPDPVDVDVWLALAMEKSPEIGAAEEGMNIARRELEKNRGAAYPSLDLVAGRSYSVSETSYTIDRAYDTYSLMLQLKVPMYTGGYISASVRQARVGCVKAEEEFSWYERQVVADIRRYYHAVLNAVLQVRAYEKAVISRETACRSTKKGVQAGLSTRVDVLESRVKLLTSRQDLAKARYQYIINLLMLKKASGLVSESDIDEIQSWLKSGEA, encoded by the coding sequence ATGACCAAACCATTGATGTTACTGATGCTTTCTGTCCTCTGCGGGCTCGGGAGCGCATCGGCTGAATCGCTTGATCTTCGGGGTGCATGGGAGCAGGCCCGCTCCTATGACGCCAGGCTTCGTGTTGCAGAAGCGGAGTATGCCATGCAGCAGGAGGAGATCGCTAAGGCGCGTGCAGCCTTGCGTCCCAACATTCAGGCGCAGAGCTCCCGCGGAAGAAACAGTACCCGCAGCAGTTCGCTGGCTGGCACCAGCTACTACAATACCGAGTCGAGCAGTATCACTCTGAAGCAGTCGCTTTTTAACCTGGGAAGTGCTGCGTCATACAAGCAGGCGAAGGCGATTGCGGCAAAAAGCGGCGAGATACTTCGCAATGAGTCGAATGACCTGATGGTGCGCACCGTTGAGGCGTACTTCAATGTGCTGTATGCTGAAGAAGGAGTCGAGGTGAGCCGGGCGAGGGTTGCCGCTGCTGCTGAAAGGCTGAAACAGGCCCGACGGGCATTGAAAAACGGTCTCGGGACAGTGACTGCAGTTGACGAAGCAGAGGCCCGTTATGACAGTGTTGTAGCCGATGAGATAGAAGCCCGTAACAGCGATGAGTTCAACCGGCGCGAGCTGGAGCGCCTGACAGGAATCTATGCGCGTGAGTTGCGGCCTCTTTCGGCAGGGTTACTGCCTCTTGACGATCCAGACCCTGTTGATGTCGACGTGTGGCTTGCCCTTGCTATGGAAAAAAGCCCGGAGATCGGTGCCGCTGAAGAGGGGATGAACATCGCTCGTCGTGAGCTGGAGAAGAATCGGGGAGCAGCCTATCCTTCTCTTGACCTTGTTGCAGGAAGGAGTTACTCGGTCAGTGAGACCAGTTATACTATCGACCGGGCTTATGATACCTATTCGTTGATGCTTCAGTTAAAGGTGCCGATGTATACGGGCGGCTATATCAGCGCCTCGGTGCGCCAGGCTAGAGTTGGCTGTGTCAAGGCGGAAGAGGAGTTCTCCTGGTATGAGCGCCAGGTCGTTGCCGATATCCGCAGGTACTACCATGCCGTGCTGAATGCTGTTCTGCAGGTCAGAGCGTATGAAAAAGCGGTCATTTCCAGAGAAACAGCTTGCAGGAGTACGAAAAAAGGGGTGCAGGCCGGTCTTTCCACCAGAGTCGATGTGCTTGAATCCCGGGTGAAACTGCTTACGTCCAGGCAGGATCTTGCTAAAGCCCGCTACCAGTATATTATCAATCTTCTCATGCTCAAGAAAGCGTCCGGTCTCGTTTCCGAGTCGGATATCGATGAGATCCAGAGCTGGCTGAAGAGCGGGGAGGCATAG
- a CDS encoding Y-family DNA polymerase encodes MFALVDCNNFYASCERVFNPALVGRPVVVLSNNDGCVIARSEEAKVLGIGMGAPEFKCRELLLRHGVAVFSSNYPLYGDMSSRVMTTLAGFAPSIEVYSIDESFLDLSGFGRFDLERYGSEIRRTVRRHTGIPVGVGIAATKTLAKIANRIAKKHLEYDGVCVLERDAEIQRALKLIAVGDIWGVGRQWASFLQTNGIGTAADFAAASPAWIRQHMHVTGARVQAELNGHSCLALEAVRPVKKSICTSRSFGRTVRSKEDLRQAVATFAGRCALKLRREGLRTSLVTVFAATSRFNHESERYWGTRTLALQEPSQDSIVLLNAAEQLLDALYQPGYEYRKAGVLLAGLNPADAPGAALSLFPEAPCTRDGQHRKLMQIMDAVNRRYGHGTIHLAAEETEAWKPLQKRLSPRYTTRWSEILEVHS; translated from the coding sequence ATGTTCGCTCTGGTTGACTGCAATAATTTTTACGCTTCGTGCGAGCGGGTGTTCAATCCGGCGCTTGTCGGGCGGCCGGTCGTTGTGCTGTCGAACAACGACGGGTGCGTTATTGCCCGTTCAGAGGAGGCGAAGGTCCTGGGGATCGGGATGGGCGCCCCGGAGTTCAAGTGCCGCGAACTGCTGCTGCGCCACGGGGTTGCTGTCTTTTCATCCAACTATCCGCTCTATGGCGATATGTCTTCGCGGGTGATGACGACGCTGGCAGGTTTTGCGCCGTCGATCGAGGTGTATTCGATCGACGAATCTTTTCTCGATCTCAGCGGTTTCGGGCGCTTTGACCTTGAGCGCTACGGGAGCGAGATCCGAAGGACAGTACGGAGGCATACCGGTATTCCTGTGGGGGTCGGGATTGCCGCAACCAAAACGCTTGCCAAGATTGCCAACCGGATTGCCAAGAAGCACCTGGAGTATGATGGGGTATGCGTGCTTGAGCGCGATGCGGAGATTCAGCGTGCGCTGAAGCTGATCGCGGTTGGTGATATCTGGGGCGTCGGACGGCAGTGGGCGAGTTTCCTGCAGACGAACGGTATTGGTACGGCAGCTGATTTTGCCGCTGCATCGCCCGCCTGGATCAGGCAGCATATGCATGTGACCGGGGCACGGGTTCAGGCTGAGCTGAACGGGCACTCATGTCTGGCTCTGGAAGCGGTGAGGCCGGTGAAGAAAAGCATCTGCACCTCCCGCTCGTTCGGGCGGACGGTGAGATCGAAAGAGGATCTGCGACAGGCGGTGGCGACCTTTGCCGGACGGTGCGCTCTCAAGCTGCGCCGTGAAGGTCTCCGAACTTCGCTTGTTACGGTCTTTGCCGCAACGAGCCGTTTCAATCACGAGAGCGAGCGCTACTGGGGGACGAGAACTCTTGCTCTGCAGGAGCCGTCGCAGGATTCCATTGTCCTGCTCAACGCCGCGGAGCAGCTGCTCGATGCACTCTATCAGCCCGGCTATGAGTACCGGAAAGCGGGCGTTCTCCTCGCCGGTCTGAACCCTGCAGACGCTCCCGGAGCAGCGCTGTCACTGTTTCCTGAAGCTCCTTGCACTCGTGACGGGCAGCACCGTAAACTCATGCAGATTATGGACGCCGTCAACCGGCGTTACGGCCACGGCACCATCCATCTCGCAGCAGAAGAGACCGAAGCATGGAAACCCCTGCAGAAACGGCTTTCGCCACGTTACACCACCCGGTGGTCGGAGATTCTGGAGGTTCATAGCTGA